AAGGGCCGGTCGAGCACGTCGAGCATGGCGTTGCGCGACTGCTGGGCGATCAGGCCGATGGCGGGCCCGGCCAGGACGGCGACGGGCAGCACCAGGCTGCGCAGCCACCCGCCCAGGTTCTCCGAGGGTTTGACGTAGCCGATGGCGGGCAGCCACTGGAGCCGCACCGCGAAGACGGCGACGAGCACGAGCGCCACCCAGAAGCTCGGCAGCACGATGCCCAGCAGCGAGAGGATGTCCACCGCGCGTGCCAGGGCGCCCCGGCGCAGGGCGCTGGCGACCCCCAGGGCCACGCCGACGACCGCCGACACGAGCGAGGTGAGCACCACCAGCGAGAGGGTGACGCCCAGCCGGGCATTGAGTTTCGCCACGACCGACTCGTTGTTGAAGATGGACGTGCCGAGGCTGCCGTGCAGCAGGGTCTCGACCCACCCGGCGTACTGGACGGGCACCGGCTGCATGAGGCCGAGCTGCTCGCGCAGGCGCTGGTATTCCTCGGGCGCGCGGTTCTGTCCCAGGATCACCACGGCCGGGTCGCCGGGGGTCAGGGACACCAGAAAGAACGTCAGGGCCGTGACGAAGATCAACAGGGGAACCGAGAGCAGCAGCCGGTGCAGGAGGATTCTCAGCATCGGGCTTCCCTCGGCGCACAGGGGTCAATAGGCATGGCGGTCAGTGGGCATGGGGGTCCGTAGGCATGGGGGCGTCCTTGGGATGGGGGAGGCGGCCCGCCGGCCCGGCCGGGAGGGCGGCGTGCTCCGGCCGGGCCACCGTTCACCTGACCGGGTTGAAGTCGAGGATGTTGATGACCGGCTGCACGCCCGAGGGGCTGGTCAGCGCGACCTTCTTGCCGTCGTAGACGTAGTTGAGCTTGCCGCTGTAGACGGGGGCGAACCACGCGTTCTTCGTCAGGAAGCTGTTGATCTGCCGGGCGACGGGGGCGGCCTTGGTGGGGTCGGTCACGCGCAGCTTGTCCACGAGGGTCGTCAGCTGCGGCACGGGCGTCTTGTCGGGGTTCCAGACGGTGCCGGGCTGGAAGCAGCAGTTCCAGGCGAGCAGCGAGGGGTTGGTCGCCCCGAGCGCGGCGGCGGCCACGCCGTACTTGCCGGAGGTGAGCCCGGCGAAGAAGTCCGCGCCCTGGGTCTTGTTGTCGATCTTGACCCGCACGCCCACGGCCTGCCAGTAGCCGCTGACCGCCTGCATCAGCGTGTCGAGCCCGGCGATGGGCGTCGAGAGGATGGTCAGGTCGAAGCCCTGGGCGTACCCGGCCGAGGCCAGGAGCTGCTTGGCGCGCGCCACGTCGTAGGGGTAGGCGTTGATGAGCGAGGCGTCGTAGCCGTCGGCCCCCTGAAGGAACTGCGATGACACGGGGCTGCCCTGCCCGCCGCCGAGGGCCGCCGCCAGGGCCGTGCGGTCGATGGCGTGGTTCAGCGCCTGGCGCACGCGCACGTCCTTCAGGGCAGGCACGACCTTGCCGCTCTTGTCCAGGAAGTCCAGGCCGAGGATGTTCTGCGGCACCCCGGCGCTCTTCAGGCCGGCCGACAGCGCCGCAGGAATCAGCGAGGCCTGCGCGGGCCAGGCGACCTGGGCCTGCCCGGCGCGCACGGCGTCCAGCGCGGCCTGCGGGTTGGCGACGACCTTCAGGACCAGCTTCTTCCACTGCACGCGGCGCGGGTTCCAGTAGTTGGGGTTGGGCAGGTAGGTGTAGGTGTCGCCCGTGACCGTCTGCTTGGCGTCCAGGATGTACGGGCCGCTGCCGCAGGTCGCGCTTTTCAGGATGGCGGGGTTGGCCGAGGCCTTGGCGCAGGGAATCGCGCCCGACAGCCAGGTCCGCGACAGGAACAGCAGGGCCAGGGGGTTGGAGGCGGCCATCGTCAGCCGGACCTTGAGGGGGCCGGTGACCTGCACCGACTGCGTGCCCAGGTTCACGGCGACGGGCGACTTGTTCTTGGCCTGGAGGTCCAGCCAGCTCTTGACGGTCTGGGCGGTCAGGGTGCTGCCGTCGCTGAATTTCACGTTCGGCCGCAGGGTCAGGTCCAGCACCTTGTAGTTCGTGCCGACCCAGGCCCAGGCGGTGGCGAGGTTGGGCTTGTATTTGCCGTCGTAGTCGTAGTCGATCAGCGAATCGTAGGCGGGCGTGAAGTAGTACTCGTTGGAGGCCTCGCCGCTCGACGGGTCCAGCGAGGCGGGGGCCGCCCCCAGCGCGACCGTGAGGGTGCCGCCGGGGGGAACCGTGGCGGCCAGGGCGGGGCCGGACAGCAGCCCGAGCGTGAGCAGGGCGGCGGTGGACGTGCGGCGGGTCTGGGCGGTGCGCATGGAAGGCCTCCGGGGCAGGGCGAGGGGGCGGGAACGGGGGGCGGCCGGGAAGGAGAAGCGCGGACGTTGACTTCGGCAAACGTTTGCCTGGGGGATGAAAAAATTCAGAGGGTGCGGACCGTGTCCCGCAGGGCCAGGCGGTATGGCGAGAGCTGAACCGGCGGCGGCGCCGCGCCCTCGGTAAGCTGGTCGATCAGTGTGCGGGCCGCGAGCATGCCCAGTTGATGAAAGTCGAAGGCCACGGTCGTGAGCCGCACGGTGGGGTGGGCGGCGATGTCCAGGTCGTCGAAGCCCATGACCGACACGTCCTGCGGCACGCGCAGCCCCCGTTCCAGCAGGCACTGCATCGCCCCGATGGCGAGGTTGTCGGAGGCGGCCAGAACGGCGGTCGGCCCTTGCCGCAGCAGCCGCGTCATGGCCTGGAAGCCGCTCTCGTAGGACGCGACCCCCCGGCCCTGGGCCGAAGCGCCGCCACTCTCGACGAGGTGGGGGTCGAGCGGAACGCCGCGCGCCGCCAGGGCGTCCTGAAAGCCCCGGAAACGGTCGAGGCCCACGGCGCGGTCGTTGAGGTCGCCGGTGATCATCGCCACGCGCCGGTGGCCGTGGTCGAGCAGGTAGGTGGCCGCGTCGAAGGCCGCGTGGTAGTTGTCCACCAGCACGCTCGGCAGGCCGTGGGGCGAGAAGTCCTGGGCGAGCACCACCGTGGGCAGGGCGTGGTGCTGCTGCCATTCCTGATGGGCGTCGGTAAAGGTGGCGGCCACCCACAGCACGCCGTCGACCTGCTGCTGGCGCATCGTCGAGAAACATTCGACCTCGCGGGCCGTATCGGCGGCGGTCGTCATGAGCAGCAGGGTGTAGCCGGCCTGCCGGGCGCAGGACTCCGCACCTTCGAGGAATTTGGCCGCGCCGGAACTGCCGATCTCGGGCAGCATGATGCCCAGGCAGCGCGACTGCCGGGTCTGGAGACCGCGTGCGTGGGTATTGGGCACGTAGCGCAACTCGGCAATCGCCTGCATGACGCGCTGGCGCGTGGGCTCGTCCACAGGTTTGGAGCTGTTGACCACCCGTGACACCGTCGAAAACGACACTCCGGCGGCGCGGGCGACATCCTTGATGGTGGCCGGCTTGCCCGACCTGGACCCCTGTGACACAGACTTCACCCCCATGCCCGGCACGATTCTGCCCACCCAGACGGCGGGACAACGTTTGCTTAGATACTGTCATCATGAACGGTGTGCGGGCGCAAAGTCAAGTCGGGGCCAGCTTCGAGGGGTAGAGGTGGGCCGACGCGTACTTCTGCATTCCCGGAGGAGCCGCACGCCTTCCGGGAACAACCGTGCCCGGCCGCGTTTCATTCAGGGGCCATTTCGGCGGCGCAGGCTCCTGGGCGGGCCGGGAACCTGGTCCGGGAGGTGTCTCATGTCGCTGTCCGACCTCAAAGCTCTTCGCCGCCGCGCGCCCAGTCTCGAAGCCCGTTTCCAGAGTTTTTCCCGTCACATCGCCGATTTCAGTGGTACGGCCGTCGCCTTCACGCTGGCTTTTTCCACCGTGGCCGTCTGGGGCGTCACCGGGCCGCTGTTTCACTTCTCGGACGCCTGGCAGCTCGTCATCAACACGGGCACGACCATTGTCACCTTCCTGATGGTCTTTCTGATCCAGAACGCCCAGAACGAGGACACCCGTGAGCTGCACGCCAAACTCGACGCCGTGTTGCAGGAGCTGCGCGCCGAGCGTGGCATGCTCCACGACCCTGAACTCCTGTCCCTGACCCCCGACGAGATTCTCGAAGACGTGCGTCTCGGCGACAACTGACCATCCCCCGCCCGAACTGCGGTCGGCGCAGGAGAGCGGGGAAGGACGCCGGCCGGTGCCGACGGTCTGCGCCCGCCATCCGGGGAGCCCGCTCCAGGCAGCAAAAACCCCCGCGCTAGGCGGGGGCTCCGTTTTCCGGGCGGCTCAGGCCGTCGTGTTGGGCATGGGCCGGTCGTTGCTCTGCATGCGGGCCACCGCGTCGCGCACCACGTCACCGGTGATGAGTTCTTGCGTCAGCAGGGCCTCGGTCACCTCGTGCATGGCCTGCGAGTACTCGGTCACGAGGCTCTTGGCGCGCTCGTAGGCCTTGTTCAGGATGCGCTTGACATCCTCGTCCACGAGCTGCGAGGTGTGCTCGGAGAAGGCCTTGGGCTTGGCCATGTCCTCGCCCAGGAACACGGGGCCGGAGTCGGTGGTCAGGGCCATGTTCTTGAAGTTCTCGCCCATGCCCCATTCCAGCACCATCTTGCGGGCGATGTTGGTCGCCTTGCGGAAGTCGTCGGCGGCTCCCGAGGTCACGTTGCCGGTAAAGACCTCCTCGGCGGCGCGCCCACCCAGCGACACCACGAGCTGGTTTTCCAGACGTTCCTTGCTCATCAGCACCTGCTCTTCGGGCAGGTAGAAGGCGGCCCCCAGCGCGCGGCCGCGCGGAATGATGCTGACCTTCTGGAGCTTGTCGCTGCCCGGAATCACGGCGGCGGTCACGGCGTGCCCGGCCTCGTGGAAGGCGATGGCGCGCTTCTCGTCGGGGCTCACGGTCAGCGAGCCGTTCTCCAGACCCAGGGTGATCTTGTCGAGCGCGCGGTAGAAGTCGCTCATGTCGATCTTGGTCTTGCTCAGTCGGGCCGCCTCCAGCGCGGCCTCGTTGGTGACGTTCTTGAGGTCGGCCCCCGAGAAGTAAGGCGTGCTCTTGGCAATTTCCGGCACGTCCACGCCCTCGCCCAGCGGCTTGTTGCGCAGGTGGACCTTCAGGATCGCCTCGCGCTCCTTGAGGTTGGGCAGGTCGATGGTCACCTGACGGTCGAAGCGGCCGGGGCGCAGCAGGGCGGGGTCGAGCACGTCGGGGCGGTTGGTCGCGCCGAGCACGATCACGCTGCTGGCCTTGTCGAAGCCGTCCATCTCCGAGAGGATCTGGTTCAGGGTCTGCTCGCGCTCGTCGTGGCCGCCGCCGATGCCTGCGCCGCGCTTGCGCCCGATCGAGTCGATCTCGTCGATGAACATGATGGCGGGCGCGCTCTTGCGGGCGTCCTCGAACAGGGTGCGCACGCGGCTGGCGCCCACGCCCACGAACATTTCCATGAACTCCGAGGCGCTCACCGAGAAGAAGGGCACGTCGGCCTCGCCGGCGATGGCGCGGGCGAGCAGCGTCTTACCGGTGCCGGGAGGGCCCACGAGCAGCACGCCCTTGGGAATCTCGGCGCCGATCTGGTGGTACTTGCCGGGGTTCTTCAGGAAGTCCACGACCTCGATGAGCTCGCGCTTGGCTTCCTCGTGGCCGGCCACGTCCGTGAACTTGGTCTGGACGCGGTTTTCCTTGCCGTACTTCTTGGCGCGGCTCTGGCCGAACTGCATGACGCCGCTCTGGCCGCCCTGCGCGCGCATGAAGAAGAAGTACATCATGCCGATGAGCAGCAGAATGGGCAGCAGGCTCAGCAGGATGTTCAGCCACTGGCTGGGCGCCTCGAAGCGGTACTGCACGTTCTGCGCTTCGAGCTGGCTGATGAGCGTGGCGTCGGGCGTCGCGGCGCTGCCGGGCAGGCGCACGATGAACTGCTGCACTGGACGCTGCTGCACGCCCTGCGGGGTCTGCACGGGCAGGGTGGTGCCGTCCTTGGCCCGCACGGTCGCGTTGCTCTCGCGCACGACCACGCTCTCGATGCGGTTGTCGGCCAGCAGGGCCTTGAACTGGTTGTAATTGACGGTGGTGCGTCCCGGCAGCGACGTCTGTGAAAACATCAGGAACAGGGCCAGGACGAACAGGACGATGAGCCAGGGATTTAAGCGCCTCAAGGGTGGTCCTCCGGGGGACAGGAGATGAAAACAGAACATGGGACGCAGGCCGTCCCTCAGACTTGAGTGTATCAGACTCAAGATGAGTGACGCTCAGGGCGGCTAGAGCGTGGCTTCACCAACCGGCCATCCGGCGGCGGCACAGGCGGTTCATCCGCCCTGCGCCGCCGAAAAACTCCGCTTCCGG
The genomic region above belongs to Deinococcus gobiensis I-0 and contains:
- the ftsH gene encoding ATP-dependent zinc metalloprotease FtsH — protein: MRRLNPWLIVLFVLALFLMFSQTSLPGRTTVNYNQFKALLADNRIESVVVRESNATVRAKDGTTLPVQTPQGVQQRPVQQFIVRLPGSAATPDATLISQLEAQNVQYRFEAPSQWLNILLSLLPILLLIGMMYFFFMRAQGGQSGVMQFGQSRAKKYGKENRVQTKFTDVAGHEEAKRELIEVVDFLKNPGKYHQIGAEIPKGVLLVGPPGTGKTLLARAIAGEADVPFFSVSASEFMEMFVGVGASRVRTLFEDARKSAPAIMFIDEIDSIGRKRGAGIGGGHDEREQTLNQILSEMDGFDKASSVIVLGATNRPDVLDPALLRPGRFDRQVTIDLPNLKEREAILKVHLRNKPLGEGVDVPEIAKSTPYFSGADLKNVTNEAALEAARLSKTKIDMSDFYRALDKITLGLENGSLTVSPDEKRAIAFHEAGHAVTAAVIPGSDKLQKVSIIPRGRALGAAFYLPEEQVLMSKERLENQLVVSLGGRAAEEVFTGNVTSGAADDFRKATNIARKMVLEWGMGENFKNMALTTDSGPVFLGEDMAKPKAFSEHTSQLVDEDVKRILNKAYERAKSLVTEYSQAMHEVTEALLTQELITGDVVRDAVARMQSNDRPMPNTTA
- a CDS encoding low affinity iron permease family protein, which codes for MSLSDLKALRRRAPSLEARFQSFSRHIADFSGTAVAFTLAFSTVAVWGVTGPLFHFSDAWQLVINTGTTIVTFLMVFLIQNAQNEDTRELHAKLDAVLQELRAERGMLHDPELLSLTPDEILEDVRLGDN
- a CDS encoding ABC transporter permease, which codes for MLRILLHRLLLSVPLLIFVTALTFFLVSLTPGDPAVVILGQNRAPEEYQRLREQLGLMQPVPVQYAGWVETLLHGSLGTSIFNNESVVAKLNARLGVTLSLVVLTSLVSAVVGVALGVASALRRGALARAVDILSLLGIVLPSFWVALVLVAVFAVRLQWLPAIGYVKPSENLGGWLRSLVLPVAVLAGPAIGLIAQQSRNAMLDVLDRPFIRTLRAGGVRPGSLIYRHALRNAGVPILTVIGLVFIALLGGTIIAENVFALPGLGGLAVEATGRHDLPVIQGIVLYFTVIVVVVNLIVDLLYAWLNPRIRVS
- a CDS encoding LacI family DNA-binding transcriptional regulator translates to MSQGSRSGKPATIKDVARAAGVSFSTVSRVVNSSKPVDEPTRQRVMQAIAELRYVPNTHARGLQTRQSRCLGIMLPEIGSSGAAKFLEGAESCARQAGYTLLLMTTAADTAREVECFSTMRQQQVDGVLWVAATFTDAHQEWQQHHALPTVVLAQDFSPHGLPSVLVDNYHAAFDAATYLLDHGHRRVAMITGDLNDRAVGLDRFRGFQDALAARGVPLDPHLVESGGASAQGRGVASYESGFQAMTRLLRQGPTAVLAASDNLAIGAMQCLLERGLRVPQDVSVMGFDDLDIAAHPTVRLTTVAFDFHQLGMLAARTLIDQLTEGAAPPPVQLSPYRLALRDTVRTL
- a CDS encoding ABC transporter substrate-binding protein, which encodes MRTAQTRRTSTAALLTLGLLSGPALAATVPPGGTLTVALGAAPASLDPSSGEASNEYYFTPAYDSLIDYDYDGKYKPNLATAWAWVGTNYKVLDLTLRPNVKFSDGSTLTAQTVKSWLDLQAKNKSPVAVNLGTQSVQVTGPLKVRLTMAASNPLALLFLSRTWLSGAIPCAKASANPAILKSATCGSGPYILDAKQTVTGDTYTYLPNPNYWNPRRVQWKKLVLKVVANPQAALDAVRAGQAQVAWPAQASLIPAALSAGLKSAGVPQNILGLDFLDKSGKVVPALKDVRVRQALNHAIDRTALAAALGGGQGSPVSSQFLQGADGYDASLINAYPYDVARAKQLLASAGYAQGFDLTILSTPIAGLDTLMQAVSGYWQAVGVRVKIDNKTQGADFFAGLTSGKYGVAAAALGATNPSLLAWNCCFQPGTVWNPDKTPVPQLTTLVDKLRVTDPTKAAPVARQINSFLTKNAWFAPVYSGKLNYVYDGKKVALTSPSGVQPVINILDFNPVR